Within the Microbacterium terricola genome, the region CGACCGGGTGCGCCCGCGGAAGCGGTGCCGCGGCACGGTGCCGCCGTCGCGTGAGAACAGGTCGTAGATGACCAGCCCGATCTTGATCAGGAGCGCGCCCCGCTCCCGCCGCTTGCCGCGGCCGTGCGTGACCAGGAGGCGGAACGGGGCGGAGAGGATGCCGGAGAACGTGGAGAAGATCGGGATGGTGGTCTCCAGCGGCTGCACGTAGTGCGGCGCTGTGCGCAGCATCCGGTTCCGCTCGGTCACCGCCTCCTTCACGAGACGGAACTCGCCGTTCTCGAGATAGCGGATCCCGCCGTGGACCATGTGGCTGGACGCCGACGACGCCCCCGACACGTAGTCGCCGCGCTCGACGAGGGCGACGTCCACGCCCTGGAGCGCGAGATCGCGGAACGTCGCGATGCCGTTGATCCCGCCGCCGATCACCAGCACATCGGCGTGGGGTCGTTCACGAAGTCTCGTGACCTCTGCGCGTTCGGCCTGCCCCACGTCGCCTCCCCGCGTCGTCCTGTCTGCTAGCGAAACCCATTGCAGGGCAGGAGGCAAGCCGACAGGCCCAGGTCACAGACGTTCGTGGGGAAGGACCTGCTTGATGCGCTCGATCGGGGTGTGCGCGGGAGGCTCGTTGTAGGCGCCGGCGAGCTCCTGCCCGGAGAGGGCGTGGATGGCGGCCATGATCTCGTCGGTGGCCAGCCGGCGCGCCCGACCGGAGTTGGCTGCGCCGTGGCGGGTGACGTCGATCGGCTCGCCGAACTTGACGGTGATGCGTGCGCGCAGCGACGGGAGCTTGGCGCCGACGGGCATGGCCGCGTCCGTGCCGATCAGGCCGACGGGGACGATCGGCGCACCGGTCTGCAGCGCGAGGAACGCCACGCCGGTCCGGCCCTTGTAGAGGCGGCCGTCGAGCGAACGGGTGCCCTCGGGATACAGCGCGACGGCGCTGCCCTCCTCGAGCAGCTGACGCTGCTGGTCGAGTGCGTCCAGTGCCGCCTGCCCCGCACCGCGCTCCACCGCGATCGCGCCGATGGACGTGAAGAACTCGCGGCTGATCCAGCCCGAGAAGCCGGTGCCGTCGAAGTAGCTGGCCTTCGCGAGGAAATGCACGGGGCGCGGAGCGGCCACCGGGATCGCGATCGAGTCGATGAACGACAGGTGGTTGCTGGCGAAGATCACCGGTCCCGTGCGCGGGACGTTGTCCTTGCCCTCGATGCGCGGGCGGTAGATCAGCCGTGCGAGCGGGTTGATGACGCCGCGGCCGAGCTTGTACGTGAGGCTCGCGCGCCGGACCGGGGATGCTGCCTGCTCGATGTCGGCGGAGACCTCGGAGGGGGCGGGGGAGACGGGGTGATCGGCCTCTGCGGGCTCGCTCGTCTCCTCGGATGTCACCCGTTGAGGGTACTCCTGAATCCATGCCCCGGTCGGCATAGGGCATTCTCAGCACGGGCAGGGGAAATGTGCGGGAAGATAGAGGATCCCTTCATCCCACTTCTGAGGTCTTCTTCGTGCGCATTCGTCCGCTTGTCGCCCTGTCCGCCGTCGCCGTCACAGCGCTCCTCCTCGCCGGCTGCTCGTCGTCGGGCGACCCCGAGGCGTCGCCGACGCCGTCGTCGACCGACTCCGAGTGCCTGCTCGACGCCCAGCCCGGCGCCGACTCCGACGCGATCACGGTGGCCGGCGAGGCTCCTGAGCTCGACGCCACGGTTCCCGCCGACCTCGGCTTCGAAGACATCCAGCGCACGATCGTGAGCGAGGGCGACGGCGACGAGCTGCACGTGGGCGACCTCGTGTCCGGCGCGTACGAGTTCTACGACGGCGCCTCGGGCAAGCGCCTGGAGACCTCCGTCGACACGTCGGCCGACGAGTCCGGGCTGGTCCCGATCCTGCTGGACGCCAGCGCCTACTCGGTGTTCGTCGCGGCGCTCGAGTGCGCCCCGCTCGGCTCGACCGCCGCCATCACCATCCCCGGCTCCGCCTTCGGCGAGGGCGGCAGCTCGGTGGCGCTCGTCGCGCAGGGCGTGGAGAAGCTGCCCACGCAGGCCACCGGTGAGGACGTCGCTCCCACGGACGGCATGCCGACGGTGACGCTCGCCGAGGACGGCGCGCCCACCATCGAGCTGCCGGGCGGCGACGCCCCGACCAAGACCGAGGTCGCCCAGCTGAAGAAGGGCGACGGCGCGGTCGTCAAGGAGGGCGACACCGTCTTCGTGCAGTACACCGGCGTGAAGTGGTCGGACGGCACCGTGTTCGACTCCTCGTGGGAGCGCGGCGCCCCCACGGCCTTCCCGACCACCGGCGTGGTCGCGGGCTTCAAGCAGGCCCTCGAGGGTCAGGCCGTCGGCTCGCAGGTCATCGCGGTGATCCCGCCGGCGGACGGCTACGGCGAGGGCGAGATCAACGAGGACGACCTGGTCGGCGAGACCCTCGTCTTCGTCGTCGACATCCTCGGCACGCAGCGGGCCGTCACCCAGTAGCCCGCGTCTCCGAGCCGGGGATCAGGCGCTGGCTAGGCTGGAGCCCATGCGTCGCGTCCTCATCCTCGGCTCCACCGGCTCGATCGGCACGCAGGCGCTGGATGTGATCCGCGCCAACCCGCAGCGCTTCGAGGTGGTCGGACTCTCCGCCGGCTCGCAGCGGGAGGCCCTCGCCGCCCAGGCGGCGGAGTTCGGCGTCGAGTACACGGCGCTCGGCGCGGCCGAGGCCGAACAGCTCGTGCACGACGTCGAGGCCGATGTCGTGCTCAACGGCATCACCGGGTCCGTCGGCCTGGGGCCGACGCTCGCCGCGCTCGCGGCGGGGCGGACGCTCGCGCTGGCCAACAAGGAGTCGCTGATCGTGGGCGGCGACCTGGTGACGGCGCTCGCCGGCCCCGGCCAGATCGTGCCGGTCGATTCCGAGCACTCCGCCATCGCGCAGGCGCTGCGCGCGGGCCAGCAGGGGGAGGTCCGGCGACTGGTGCTGACAGCATCCGGAGGCCCCTTCCGCGGCCGCACCCGCGCCGAGCTGGCCGACGTCACCCCGGCGCAGGCGCTCGCCCACCCGACGTGGGACATGGGCCGCGTGGTCACGACGAACTCGTCGACCCTCGTGAACAAGGGGCTCGAGGTCATCGAGGCGCACCTGCTGTTCGGGGTGCCCTACGACGAGATCGACGTGGTGGTCCACCCGCAGTCGATCGTGCACTCGATGGTCGAGTTCGTCGACGGGTCGACGATCGCCCAGGCCTCGCCGCCCGATATGCGGCTGCCGATCTCGCTCGGGCTCGGCTGGCCGAACCGCGTCGGCGGGGTGGGCCGCCCGCTGGACTGGACCGTCGCCTCATCCTGGACGTTCGAGCCGCTCGACGACGAGGCGTTCCCCGCGGTGCGCCTCGCGAAGCGCGTCGGGAGAGCCGGCGGCACCTACCCGGCGGTGTTCAACGCCGCCAATGAGCAGGCCGTCGACGCGTTCCACGAGGGACGGCTGTCGTACCTCGGCATCCTCGACACGGTCGACCGGGTCGTCGATGCGCACGAGCCACCCGACGCGCTCACCCGCGAGAGCCTGGCCGCGGCGGAGGAATGGGCTCGCGCCGCCGCCGATCGCGCGATCGCCGCGACTTGAGCCGCGCGGGGATGCTGCCGCTCAGTCCTCGGGCGGGTACGGTACCGGCCACGCGGGGTCGGGCACGGGCCAGCCGGCGGCCTTGAGGGCCCGGCGCGCCAGCTCGCGGGCCGAGTAGGGCGTCCGCACCCCGCGGATGTCGCGGTAGTCCTGGTGGCCGGGGCCGGCCCACAGGATCGCGTCGCCCTCGCCGACCATGCCCACTGCCGCGACGATCGCGGCCTCGGGCGGCGAGTACTCGTGGATCTCGGCGTCGGGCCTCGCGCGGCGGGCGCCCTCGATGAGGGTCGCCCGGATGCCGGACGGCTCCTCGAACCGGGGGTGGTGGTCGGTGATGACGAGGATGTCGCTGCCCTCGGCGGCCGTGCGGCCCATGTCGTGGCGCTTGGTGGCGTCGCGGTCGCCGTCGGCGCCCACGAGCATGAGGACCTTGCCGGGCGTCACCCGGCGGATCGCGGCCAGCGTCTTCTCGAAGGCGTCGGGGGAGTGGCCGAAGTCGACGTAGACGGCAGGGCCGTGCTCGCCGGAGACGAGCTGCGTGCGCCCTGGCAGGTGCGCGTCGATGCGGCCCCCATCGAGCGCGGCGACGAGGGACTCCCAGCTGTAGCCGCCCTCGAGGATCATCACGATCGCGAGGCCGGCGTTCGCGGCCATGTGCCGCCCGATCACCGGAACGACGGTGGTGAGGGCGCGTCCGTCGGGGCCGACCAGGCGGAAGCGCGTTCCCTCCGGTCGCTCCTCCAGGATCTCGACGGTCCAGTCCGCGGCGGCGGCGGCATCCGCATCCGACGCGATCGCCGGCGTGCCGACCGTCACGTAGGGCACTTCGCAGCGGGCGGCGACCTCCGCGCCCGACGCGGTGTCGAGGCAGATCACGGCGCGGCGCGACCGGTCAGGGCGGAACAGCGGCAGCTTCGCCTCGAAGTACTCGCGCATGTCCGCGTAGTCGTCGAGGTGGTCGTGCGAGAGGTTCGTGAAGCCGGCGACATCGAACACGATCCCGTCGACGCGTCGTCGACTCAGCGCCTGCGCGCTGACCTCGACGGCCACCGCCTCGACGCCCCGCTCGCGCATGAGCGCCAGCAGCGCGTGCATCTCGTACGCCTCGGGCGTCGTCAGGCGCGACACGACGACCTGCCCGGCGATGTGCCGCTCGGCGGTCGAGGACAGCCCGGTCGTCACGTCCAGCTGACCGAGGATGCCCTCGAGCAGGTGCGACACGCTGGTCTTGCCGTTCGTGCCGGTCGTGCCGAACAGGGTGGGGAGTTCGTCATCGCGCCCGGTCGAGTAGACCCAGGCGGACAGCGCCCCGAGCACGCCGCGCGGGTCGTCGACGAGCACGACGGGCAGACCGCTGAATGCTGCGGCCTCCGCCCCGGCCTCGTCGGTGACGACCGCGACGGCGCCCTTCTCCGCGGCCGCCGCGGAGAACTCCGCGCCGTGCCGGTTGACGCCGCGGACGGCGACGAACACGTCGCCCTGGCGCAGATCAGCGGTGGCGAGGGTCAGTCCGGTGAGCTCCACACCCTCCAGGTCGCCGCGCACGCCGGTGCCGAACCGTTCGGCCAGCTGCACGAGCGTGTGGGTCGGCGGTGCGTCCGGCCGGAGCACGGGGGGCAGGTTGGAGGGAGCATCGTTCGCCATAGCCGTCCCATTCTGCCATCCGGGGAGGGGAGCCACCCCTCCCCGGATGGGCGGGGCGGGCCGGTCAGGCGCGGCGGCGACGCACCAGTGCGACGACGAGTGCAGCGACGCCGGCCGCGAGGCCTCCCGCGGCGAGCCAGCGCGCGACCGGGTCGGCGGTGACGGCGTCCGTCGACTCCGCAGCGGCGGCGTGCTCGTGCTCGCCGGACTCCTCGCTCGCGCTGCCGCCGTGGCCGTGCGCGTCACCGGTTTCGGCGACCGCGCCCACGGTGAGCAGCGGTGCGGGGCTCTCCAGCTCCTCCGGGTCCTGATCGTCTGCGGCGACCTCGGTCCAGGCCGTCTCGCCGTCGACGCACTCCTGGGTGACGGGGAACACGAGGGTGGAGTCGGCCGCCCCCTCGGCGATCAGGGCGTCCAGGCTCACAGCGGCCGCGACGCCCGTCTCGACCGGCTCGTCCGCAGTGAAGGTGACCTGCGCGGCGGTGCCGTCTGCGCGCAGCTCGCGGCTGATGGTCCATGCCCCGTCCAGCACGGGGGTGGCGGTGGCGACCCCGTCGGGGATGTCGATCACGACCGCCGTGGTGGGCGAGTCGTCGCAGCCGTGGCTGAACGAGAAGCTGAGGCGCGTGGTGGTGCCGGCCGCCGCCTCCTCCGGGGTGACGTGCACGTGGGCGGAGGCGGCCAGGGGGACGGCGACGGCGAACGCGAGGCCGAGCGTGACGCCGGTGAGGGTGCGGGCGGTGCGTGCGCCGGAGCGCGCGGTGGTTCGAGGGGTCATGGGGTCTTCCTGTTCGGCGCGCCTGCGCGCGCAGATGTTCGGCGCGACCGGGCGCGCACATGAGTGGGGTCGCGCTCCCTGAGAAGCGCGTCGGACGATGACACGTCCGCGTGGGTTCACTCAGCGAACAGGGGGACCTCGGCGCGGCGCATCCGTGAGGAAGACGACGGCGGGGGCGCGGCGGGTGGACGGCGCGATGAGACGCAGCCCCACGGCGCGGGGAAGTTCGGCGGTGACGGCGATACGCGGCAGCAGCCGGGCGATGCCGGAGGCGATGGCGCGCAGCATCCGCTCGCCCCGATGCAGGGCTGCGACGGTGACGAGCGCGGCGACCAGGTGGTGCACGGTCATGCCGGTGTCGGGGAGGAGCGCCCCGCCGCCGACGGCCGGCTCGCTCGACAGCGCGACGGCACCGTGGTGCGTGTGGGCCGCCATGGCGCCGGAGCCCGCCCCCACGAGGGCGAACGACAGATGGAACAGCGCCTGGCTCGCCAGCACCGCGACCGTGAGACCCGGCAGCGACAGACGGCGGCCGACCGCGGCGACGCAGACCGGCCACGCCAGCAGCACGACCGCGAGCAGCAGGGCGGGCGGCGGGGCGCCGCCCCCGGCGAGGGTGTGCGCGGCGGCGGAGACCACGACGGCGACGGATGCGGCGGCCGCGGCACGCAGTGCGCGCAGCTGTCGGATCGTCACAGCGATCAGCCTACCCTCGGCCAATTCCAAGCCCGGCGCAGGTACCGTGAGCGTGTGACAGCCATCGCGTTCCTCGTCGGCATCGTGCTCATGATCGTGGGCCTGGCCGTGTCGATCGCGCTGCACGAGCTCGGCCACCTGCTGCCTGCCAAGAGGTTCGGCGTGCGCGTGGGGCAGTACATGATCGGCTTCGGCCCGACCCTGTTCTCCCGCCGCCGGGGCGAGACGGAGTACGGGTTCAAGGCGATCCCGCTCGGCGGATACATCTCGATGGCCGGCATGTACCCGCCCTCTCGTGCCGAAGGTCGTGCCGGCGGCGGACTGTTCGCGACGATGGTCCAGGACGCCCGCGTCGCCAATGACGAGACCCTCGCCGGCGAGGACGACGATCGCGTCTTCTACAAGCTTCCCGTCCACCAGCGCGTGATCATCATGCTCGGCGGCCCGGTGATGAACCTGCTGCTGGCGATCGTGCTGTTCTCGATCCTGCTGAGCGGCATCGGCGTGCAGACGGCCACCACGACCGTCGCCGCGCTCTCCGAGTGCGTGCCCGCGACCGGAGCCACCTCGTGCACCTCTGACGACCCGGCGGCGCCCTCGGTCGAGGCAGGACTTCAGCCGGGCGACGAGATCGTGTCGATCGACGGGACCCCCGTCTCGACGTTCGCGGAGGCATCCGCGATCATCCAGGCCTCTCCTGGTGAGCCGATCACGCTCGTGATCGAGCGCGACGGCGCCCAGCAGACCCTCACGGCGACCCCTGCGCCCATCGTCGGCGCAGCCCCGGACGGCGAGGCCGATCCGGCCGAGATCGGCTTCCTCGGCATCCAGCCGACCGCCGAGTTCGTTCCGCAGCCGCTCTGGGCCGGTCCGCAGATGGCGTTCGAGAACGTCGTCGCGGTAGGCGGAGTGATCTGGCAGCTGCCGGTGAAGGTCTGGCAGACCGGCGTCGACCTCGTCACCGGCCAGGAGCGCGACCCGAACGGGCCGCTCAGCGTCGTGGGCGCCGGTGTGCTCGCGGGCGAGGTCGCCGCCGCCGACGCCCCTGTGCTCAACCGGGTGGCGGGGATCATCGGGCTGCTCGGCTCGCTGAACATCGCGCTGTTCGTGTTCAACATGGTGCCGCTGCTGCCGCTCGACGGCGGCCACATCGTGGTCGCCCTGTGGGACGGGATCAAGCGGGCATGGGCGAAGCTGTTCCGCCGCCCGCCGCCGAAGCCGGTCGACGCCACGAAGCTGGTGCCGGTGACCTTAGTGGTCGTGATCGCGCTCATGGCGATGGGCGCGGTGCTCATCATCGCCGACATCTTCAATCCGGTCTCGCTGTTCTGACGAGCGGATCTTCGCGAGGCTGTCGAAATCGGTGTTGCCCGTTCGCTGTGGGGGTGAAACGGTTCCACTGACGAAAGGACAACGACCGTGAAGTACGTCATCATGTTCACCTCGACGCCCGACCTGGCAGCCGATGTCACGGCCGACACCAACACCGAGGTGTACGAACGCGTCTATCGCTGGTTCGGAGAGCACGCCGACGTGATCGCCGACAGCGGCGCCGAGCTGCAGCCGGTCTCCACGGCGACCACCGTCGCGCACGGCTCGGGCGGCCCGGTCGTCGTCGACGGCCCGTTCTCAGAGGCCAGAGAGGTCATCGGCGGCTTCTCAGTGATCGACGTGGCCGACCTCGATGCGGCCATCGCCGTCGTGAAGACCTGGCCGCCGCTCGAGCTGCCGGGCGTGGCGGTCGAGATCCGCCCGATGGTCACCGACTACGACCAGTTCGAGCAGTGACACGAGAGGATGCTGCCGCCGCGGGTGATCAGAATGCCCGCGGCGCAGCATCCGATCACGAACTCGCCCGCGTGGTGCGGGCGGAGTCGGCACGGATCGTGGGGGCGCTGACGGCAGCGACCGGGAGCCTCGACGTCGCCGAGGAGGCGACGGCCGAGGCGATCGAGGAGGCGCTGCGGCAGTGGCGGCGGCGCGGCGTGCCGACCAACCCGGGCGGCTGGCTGATGCAGGCCGCCCGCCACAACGCCCTCGACCGGCTGAGGCGGGAGAAGACCTACCGCGGCAAGCTCGCGCTCCTCGCTGAGCAGCCCGTGCCGGCCGTGCCGGCGGCCGGAGACCCGGACGAGCGACTGCCGCTGCTGTTCGGATGCTGTCACCCCGCCCTCGCGCCGGAGGCGCAGCTCGCCCTGACGCTGCGGGCCGTGCTCGGGGTGACGACCGAGCAGATCGCGCTCGCCACCCTCGAACCCGCCGCCACCGTCGGCCAGCGGATCTCGCGCGCGAAGCGCAAGATGGCCGACACCGGCATCCCCCTCCGGATCCCCGAACCCGCTGAGCGCCCCGGCCGGCTCGACATCGTGCTCACCGTGATCTCGGTCATGTACGGCTCCGCCCACCTCGCGGCGGGTGCCGGGGCCGCCGCCGACCGGGATCTGGCGGACGACGCGCTGTGGCTGGCCCGCGTGGTCGCCGAGGCGCTGCCGACGGAGGCCGAGGCCGCCGGGCTGCACGCCCTGCTGCTGTTCCACCGCGCGCGGGAGTCGGCCAGGGCCGTCGACGACGAGCTCATCCTCCTGGGCGACCAGGATCGCAGCCGCTGGGATCCGCGGCTCATCGCCGAGGGGCAGACCGAGCTCGCCCGCGCGGCGGCGCGGAAGAGCCCGGGTCGCTGGCAGCTGCACGCCGCGATCGCCGCATGCCACAGCGACGCGGCGACGCTCGCCGAGACCGACTGGCTGCAGATGCTGGTGCTCTACGACATGCTCCTCGGCTACGACCCGTCGCCGATCGTTCGGCTCAATCGGGCGGTGGTGCTCGCCGAGGTGGCCGGGGCCGCCCCGGCGCTGGCGGAGGTCGATGCATTGGGGGAGCGCCTGCAGCGCTACCACCTGTGGCACGCCGTGCGCGCGCGGATGCTGACGGCACTGGGACGCGACGACGAGGCGCTCGCCGCCGACCTGCGTGCCCTCGAGCTGACCGCGAACGATGCGGAGCGTCGGCTGATCTCGCGCCGGCGAGGTCTGTGACCCGTCCGGGTCCGTTTACGGTCGCGACACGCCGTGGCCCCCGGCATCGACGCGGCGTGTCCCGTCCGTAAACGGGGTGGAGGCGGTGAGGCCCTAGGCGAGCGCGTGCGCGATGAGGCGCTCGAGAGTCGTCATGCCGTCGCGCGACAGGATCGACTCCAGATGCCCCTGCACGGACGCGAATCCCTCCCCGCGGAGCGCGTACACGTCGCCCGACGCGTCGGCCGAGATCTGCGCCTCGCCGATCCGCGTCGCACCGGCGGCCGCGCGGGCCGTGAACGTGTTGTAGAACCCGATGGACGCGGGAGTGCCGAACACGTCCACGGTCTTCTGCAGGCCCTGATGCGGCCGCTCCAGCGGCGCCAGGTCGAGCCCGAGGCGGTCGGCGAGGATCTGGTGGCTCAGGCACACCGCCAGCAGGGCACGCCCGGTGTCGAGGCGCCGGGCCACGATGTCGCGGAGACGGTGCATGCGGGGGCTGTCCGGGTCGCGCGGGTCGCCGGGTCCCGGACCGGACACCACCAGCTCGGCGGCATCCAGCTCGGCGTCGGTGACCTCGCTCCAGTGCACGATGCGGGCGTCGAGGCCGAGATGGCGCAGCTGGTGGGCGAGCATCGTCGTGAAGCGGTCCTCCGCGTCGACGACGACGGCTGACCGCCCGGCGAACGGGCCGGCCTCGGTCGCGCCCTGCGGGTTCAGCCAGAACGAGGCCAGCCGCGCGTTCCGGGAGGCGAGCAGCGCCGCGATCTCGGGGTCGTCTGCCAGCGGTGCCGCGGCGACGGCCGGGGCGTCCTCGTCGATGACGTCGCCCGCCACCGCGTCGAGCGGCGCCGCGGCGCCGGTGCGGGGCACCGCGCCGATCGCGCCCAGCACGCCGGCAGCCTTCCCATGGGTCTCGCTGACCTCTCCGTAGGGGTCCGAGTGGCGCACGAGCGTCGCGCCGACCGGGACGCGCAGCATCCCGTCGACGAGATAGGCGGTGCGGATGAGGATGGGGGCGTCCAGGTCGTGGGTGGGTTCACCGGCATCCGACCCGACGTCCGATGCGCGCGGCGTGAACAGCGCGGCGACACCCGAGTAGTAGCCGCGCGGGCCGCGCTCGTGCCGGGTGATCACCGTGCACGCGTTCTGCATGGGCGAGCCGGTGACGGTGGGGGCGAACATCGTCTCGCGCAGGATGTCGCGCGGGTCCAGCCGCGAGCGACCCCGGAGGACGTACTCCGTGTGGGTGAGCCGCGACATCTCCTTGAGGTGCGGACCGGTGATGCGGCCGCCGTCCGAGCAGACGGCGCTCATCATCTTGAGCTCTTCGTCGACGACCATGAAGAGCTCCTCGGTCTCCTTGGCAGACTCGAGGAATTCGCTGAGGGCGGCCGCCGTGGCGCCGCCGGCCGGGTGGCGGAACGTGCCGGAGATCGGGTTCATCGTCACGACGCCGTCCTGGGCGCTGACATGCGCCTCGGGGCTCGCGCCGACCGCGATGTGCCCGGGCGTGATGACCGCGAACGTCCAGTACGCACCGCGCTCCTGCTCGAGGAGGGCGCGGAACCAGGTCAGGGCCGCGGTGGTCGGGTCCGCGTCGACAGCGGCGGTGAAGTCGCGGCGGATGACGAAGTTCGCACCTTCGCCGCGGCCGATCTCGTCCGAGATCACCCGGCGGACGATCTCGGCGTACTCCTCGTCGGGGATGTCGAAGCCGGCGTCGCGCAGAGGCACCGGCGCGCCGGGGAGCGTCGAGAGGACGTCGGCGCGCGGCAGCGCGACACGTCGGTCGACGACGAGGCAGCGCAGCGGCGCCCCGTCGTCGTGGCACTCGAATCCGCGTTCGCGCACCTGCCGGAACGGCACGAGCGCGAGCACCTCGCGCGGCCGGCCGGTGGCGTCGATGAGGGGGATGTCGGCGAGCAGATCGACATCGACGATCTCGCCGGTGAGCACCTCGACGGTCGTGCCGTCGCGGGCGATCAGGGCGAAGGGTGCGTCGGCGGCGATCAGTCGGCTGAGCAGCTCAGCGGCGCGGGGAGCGTCCTCGGTCATCGAAGAGCCTTCCGTGGAGTCGCGGGCGGGTGCTCACATGAGAAAGACCGCCCTCGGGCGGTCTGTGGTCTCGGGTTCGCGAAACACACCGCCTCAGCGGGTGTGCCACCAGGTGGGGTTCGCGAACATGGGCCGAAACTACCACAGCGACGGATCGTGCGGACGCGGTGCGTCACCGGGCGTCCGCCTCGAGCGCGCCCTCCTGGTG harbors:
- a CDS encoding lysophospholipid acyltransferase family protein, with amino-acid sequence MTSEETSEPAEADHPVSPAPSEVSADIEQAASPVRRASLTYKLGRGVINPLARLIYRPRIEGKDNVPRTGPVIFASNHLSFIDSIAIPVAAPRPVHFLAKASYFDGTGFSGWISREFFTSIGAIAVERGAGQAALDALDQQRQLLEEGSAVALYPEGTRSLDGRLYKGRTGVAFLALQTGAPIVPVGLIGTDAAMPVGAKLPSLRARITVKFGEPIDVTRHGAANSGRARRLATDEIMAAIHALSGQELAGAYNEPPAHTPIERIKQVLPHERL
- a CDS encoding FKBP-type peptidyl-prolyl cis-trans isomerase, whose translation is MRIRPLVALSAVAVTALLLAGCSSSGDPEASPTPSSTDSECLLDAQPGADSDAITVAGEAPELDATVPADLGFEDIQRTIVSEGDGDELHVGDLVSGAYEFYDGASGKRLETSVDTSADESGLVPILLDASAYSVFVAALECAPLGSTAAITIPGSAFGEGGSSVALVAQGVEKLPTQATGEDVAPTDGMPTVTLAEDGAPTIELPGGDAPTKTEVAQLKKGDGAVVKEGDTVFVQYTGVKWSDGTVFDSSWERGAPTAFPTTGVVAGFKQALEGQAVGSQVIAVIPPADGYGEGEINEDDLVGETLVFVVDILGTQRAVTQ
- the dxr gene encoding 1-deoxy-D-xylulose-5-phosphate reductoisomerase yields the protein MRRVLILGSTGSIGTQALDVIRANPQRFEVVGLSAGSQREALAAQAAEFGVEYTALGAAEAEQLVHDVEADVVLNGITGSVGLGPTLAALAAGRTLALANKESLIVGGDLVTALAGPGQIVPVDSEHSAIAQALRAGQQGEVRRLVLTASGGPFRGRTRAELADVTPAQALAHPTWDMGRVVTTNSSTLVNKGLEVIEAHLLFGVPYDEIDVVVHPQSIVHSMVEFVDGSTIAQASPPDMRLPISLGLGWPNRVGGVGRPLDWTVASSWTFEPLDDEAFPAVRLAKRVGRAGGTYPAVFNAANEQAVDAFHEGRLSYLGILDTVDRVVDAHEPPDALTRESLAAAEEWARAAADRAIAAT
- a CDS encoding Mur ligase family protein, with the translated sequence MANDAPSNLPPVLRPDAPPTHTLVQLAERFGTGVRGDLEGVELTGLTLATADLRQGDVFVAVRGVNRHGAEFSAAAAEKGAVAVVTDEAGAEAAAFSGLPVVLVDDPRGVLGALSAWVYSTGRDDELPTLFGTTGTNGKTSVSHLLEGILGQLDVTTGLSSTAERHIAGQVVVSRLTTPEAYEMHALLALMRERGVEAVAVEVSAQALSRRRVDGIVFDVAGFTNLSHDHLDDYADMREYFEAKLPLFRPDRSRRAVICLDTASGAEVAARCEVPYVTVGTPAIASDADAAAAADWTVEILEERPEGTRFRLVGPDGRALTTVVPVIGRHMAANAGLAIVMILEGGYSWESLVAALDGGRIDAHLPGRTQLVSGEHGPAVYVDFGHSPDAFEKTLAAIRRVTPGKVLMLVGADGDRDATKRHDMGRTAAEGSDILVITDHHPRFEEPSGIRATLIEGARRARPDAEIHEYSPPEAAIVAAVGMVGEGDAILWAGPGHQDYRDIRGVRTPYSARELARRALKAAGWPVPDPAWPVPYPPED
- a CDS encoding DUF1775 domain-containing protein; this encodes MTPRTTARSGARTARTLTGVTLGLAFAVAVPLAASAHVHVTPEEAAAGTTTRLSFSFSHGCDDSPTTAVVIDIPDGVATATPVLDGAWTISRELRADGTAAQVTFTADEPVETGVAAAVSLDALIAEGAADSTLVFPVTQECVDGETAWTEVAADDQDPEELESPAPLLTVGAVAETGDAHGHGGSASEESGEHEHAAAAESTDAVTADPVARWLAAGGLAAGVAALVVALVRRRRA
- a CDS encoding M50 family metallopeptidase; translated protein: MTAIAFLVGIVLMIVGLAVSIALHELGHLLPAKRFGVRVGQYMIGFGPTLFSRRRGETEYGFKAIPLGGYISMAGMYPPSRAEGRAGGGLFATMVQDARVANDETLAGEDDDRVFYKLPVHQRVIIMLGGPVMNLLLAIVLFSILLSGIGVQTATTTVAALSECVPATGATSCTSDDPAAPSVEAGLQPGDEIVSIDGTPVSTFAEASAIIQASPGEPITLVIERDGAQQTLTATPAPIVGAAPDGEADPAEIGFLGIQPTAEFVPQPLWAGPQMAFENVVAVGGVIWQLPVKVWQTGVDLVTGQERDPNGPLSVVGAGVLAGEVAAADAPVLNRVAGIIGLLGSLNIALFVFNMVPLLPLDGGHIVVALWDGIKRAWAKLFRRPPPKPVDATKLVPVTLVVVIALMAMGAVLIIADIFNPVSLF
- a CDS encoding YciI family protein, which gives rise to MKYVIMFTSTPDLAADVTADTNTEVYERVYRWFGEHADVIADSGAELQPVSTATTVAHGSGGPVVVDGPFSEAREVIGGFSVIDVADLDAAIAVVKTWPPLELPGVAVEIRPMVTDYDQFEQ
- a CDS encoding RNA polymerase sigma factor: MTREDAAAAGDQNARGAASDHELARVVRAESARIVGALTAATGSLDVAEEATAEAIEEALRQWRRRGVPTNPGGWLMQAARHNALDRLRREKTYRGKLALLAEQPVPAVPAAGDPDERLPLLFGCCHPALAPEAQLALTLRAVLGVTTEQIALATLEPAATVGQRISRAKRKMADTGIPLRIPEPAERPGRLDIVLTVISVMYGSAHLAAGAGAAADRDLADDALWLARVVAEALPTEAEAAGLHALLLFHRARESARAVDDELILLGDQDRSRWDPRLIAEGQTELARAAARKSPGRWQLHAAIAACHSDAATLAETDWLQMLVLYDMLLGYDPSPIVRLNRAVVLAEVAGAAPALAEVDALGERLQRYHLWHAVRARMLTALGRDDEALAADLRALELTANDAERRLISRRRGL
- a CDS encoding anthranilate synthase family protein, coding for MTEDAPRAAELLSRLIAADAPFALIARDGTTVEVLTGEIVDVDLLADIPLIDATGRPREVLALVPFRQVRERGFECHDDGAPLRCLVVDRRVALPRADVLSTLPGAPVPLRDAGFDIPDEEYAEIVRRVISDEIGRGEGANFVIRRDFTAAVDADPTTAALTWFRALLEQERGAYWTFAVITPGHIAVGASPEAHVSAQDGVVTMNPISGTFRHPAGGATAAALSEFLESAKETEELFMVVDEELKMMSAVCSDGGRITGPHLKEMSRLTHTEYVLRGRSRLDPRDILRETMFAPTVTGSPMQNACTVITRHERGPRGYYSGVAALFTPRASDVGSDAGEPTHDLDAPILIRTAYLVDGMLRVPVGATLVRHSDPYGEVSETHGKAAGVLGAIGAVPRTGAAAPLDAVAGDVIDEDAPAVAAAPLADDPEIAALLASRNARLASFWLNPQGATEAGPFAGRSAVVVDAEDRFTTMLAHQLRHLGLDARIVHWSEVTDAELDAAELVVSGPGPGDPRDPDSPRMHRLRDIVARRLDTGRALLAVCLSHQILADRLGLDLAPLERPHQGLQKTVDVFGTPASIGFYNTFTARAAAGATRIGEAQISADASGDVYALRGEGFASVQGHLESILSRDGMTTLERLIAHALA